In the genome of Qipengyuania seohaensis, one region contains:
- a CDS encoding PHA/PHB synthase family protein has translation MNDTPDPFTNMYEGPAKLMRAMFAPMMGTMDAAKGIDGAVSPEDAKHWAEVGAKLQAMWLQYQSEQLSNPQALVPYFDPARWMALATDWYQKMPLAQAEQQKALMEEGMRLWEDVLGQYGLGPKAAEKHGGEVELPRKDRRFADEKWRAHPAFALIHQTYLFLAERVAEMVEKADNLNPQQREQLRFTTKAITEAASPANFPLLNPVVMERTLETRGDNLVKGMEHLLTDMRRGQLSHTDASAFTLGENIATTSGKVVHETPLYQLIQYSPTTDKVMETPLIIFPPWINRFYILDLNAKKSFVKWAVDQGVTVFMVSWKSADASMKDVIWDDYVRAQIDAIDHVRERLDVPSVHAIGYCVAGTTLAATLAILHRREQEDKVRSATFFTAQVDFEKAGELLNFIDDQQLAAIKGMSPDGYLDGRYMAATFNLLRGTDLIWNYVVNNYLLGEDYPAFDLLHWNGDVTNLPAKWHQQYLRDLYRDNRLVEGDALTVDNTPVDLGRVNTPTYVQAGKEDHIAPAESVWRITEHFGGPLRFVLAGSGHIAGVVNPPSSGKYQYWTNDGSPRSLAEFREGAEEHPGSWWPDWIDWLREQDGETVPAKGKRKPGAKGDRVIENAPGRYVATR, from the coding sequence ATGAACGATACGCCCGATCCCTTCACCAATATGTACGAAGGCCCCGCCAAGCTGATGCGCGCCATGTTCGCGCCGATGATGGGCACGATGGATGCGGCCAAGGGAATCGACGGCGCGGTATCGCCCGAAGATGCAAAGCATTGGGCAGAGGTCGGCGCGAAGCTCCAGGCCATGTGGCTGCAGTACCAGTCGGAACAATTGTCCAATCCTCAGGCGCTGGTGCCCTATTTCGATCCCGCGCGCTGGATGGCGCTGGCAACCGACTGGTACCAGAAGATGCCGCTGGCGCAGGCGGAACAACAGAAAGCCCTGATGGAAGAGGGCATGCGCCTGTGGGAAGACGTGCTGGGGCAGTACGGCCTTGGCCCCAAGGCAGCGGAAAAGCACGGCGGCGAGGTCGAGCTGCCACGTAAGGACCGCCGCTTCGCCGACGAAAAATGGCGCGCACATCCTGCCTTCGCCCTGATCCACCAGACCTATCTGTTCCTGGCGGAACGCGTGGCGGAAATGGTCGAAAAGGCGGACAATCTTAATCCGCAGCAGCGTGAACAATTGCGCTTCACCACCAAGGCGATCACCGAGGCGGCGAGCCCTGCCAATTTCCCGCTGCTCAATCCGGTGGTGATGGAGCGGACGCTCGAAACCCGGGGCGACAATCTGGTGAAGGGCATGGAGCATCTGCTCACAGACATGCGCCGGGGCCAATTGTCCCACACGGACGCAAGCGCGTTCACGCTGGGCGAGAACATCGCCACCACGTCCGGCAAGGTGGTGCACGAGACCCCGCTCTACCAGCTGATCCAGTATTCCCCCACGACCGACAAGGTCATGGAGACGCCGCTCATCATCTTCCCGCCGTGGATCAACCGGTTCTACATCCTCGATCTCAACGCGAAGAAGAGCTTCGTGAAATGGGCGGTCGACCAGGGTGTGACCGTTTTCATGGTCAGCTGGAAATCGGCCGACGCCAGCATGAAGGACGTGATCTGGGACGATTACGTGCGCGCGCAAATCGATGCGATCGACCATGTGCGCGAGCGGCTGGACGTGCCGAGCGTCCATGCGATCGGCTATTGCGTTGCCGGAACCACGCTAGCCGCCACGCTGGCGATCCTCCACCGCCGCGAACAGGAAGACAAGGTCAGGAGCGCGACCTTCTTTACCGCCCAGGTGGATTTCGAAAAGGCGGGCGAGCTGCTCAACTTCATCGACGACCAGCAACTGGCCGCGATCAAGGGAATGTCGCCCGACGGCTATCTCGACGGGCGGTATATGGCGGCGACCTTCAACCTGCTGCGCGGCACGGACCTCATCTGGAACTATGTGGTCAACAACTACCTGCTGGGCGAAGACTATCCGGCCTTCGACCTTCTCCACTGGAACGGGGACGTAACCAACCTTCCCGCCAAGTGGCACCAGCAGTATTTGCGCGATCTTTACCGCGACAACAGGCTCGTCGAAGGCGACGCGCTGACGGTCGACAATACGCCGGTCGATCTCGGCCGGGTAAACACCCCCACCTATGTGCAGGCGGGCAAGGAAGACCACATTGCGCCGGCCGAAAGCGTCTGGAGGATCACCGAACATTTCGGCGGCCCATTGCGATTCGTGCTGGCCGGATCGGGCCATATCGCAGGCGTGGTCAATCCGCCGTCCTCCGGCAAATACCAGTATTGGACCAATGACGGCTCCCCGCGAAGCCTCGCCGAATTCCGCGAAGGGGCCGAAGAGCATCCGGGAAGCTGGTGGCCGGACTGGATCGACTGGCTGCGCGAACAGGACGGCGAAACCGTGCCCGCAAAAGGCAAGCGCAAGCCCGGTGCGAAAGGTGACAGGGTCATCGAAAATGCGCCTGGACGCTACGTCGCCACTCGGTAA
- a CDS encoding phasin family protein: MADSQSKIDAAAEKAFADAAEKKAADAAKGDVDVKAVEKAVEADTSAPVKADKVAKAVAAPAKKKPVAKKKAAPAKAKKVAAKKAPAKKAAPKKVAAKKAAPAKKKAAAKKPATATTPISKLKDTIMATAKNAKTTDYTAKAKEVAADVQTRAKAAYDKGAEMTQDVVEFQKGNLEALVASGKILANGMQDMGRTYVEEAKSAAETVQGDVKKFAAIKSPTELFQLQGEIARRNFDAMVSTTSKNTEAMVKLANEAFAPLSSRFSLAAEKVRKAA, translated from the coding sequence ATGGCTGATAGCCAGAGCAAAATTGACGCCGCTGCCGAGAAGGCATTTGCCGACGCAGCGGAAAAGAAGGCTGCTGACGCGGCCAAGGGCGACGTGGACGTGAAGGCCGTCGAAAAGGCAGTCGAAGCGGACACGAGCGCACCGGTCAAGGCCGACAAGGTCGCCAAGGCCGTTGCCGCTCCTGCCAAGAAGAAGCCGGTCGCAAAGAAGAAGGCCGCTCCGGCCAAGGCCAAGAAGGTCGCTGCCAAGAAGGCACCGGCGAAGAAGGCCGCTCCTAAGAAGGTCGCCGCCAAGAAGGCAGCACCTGCAAAGAAGAAGGCCGCAGCCAAGAAGCCCGCGACCGCCACCACTCCGATTTCCAAGTTGAAGGATACCATCATGGCTACTGCCAAGAACGCAAAGACCACCGACTACACCGCCAAGGCGAAGGAAGTTGCTGCCGACGTGCAGACCCGCGCCAAGGCCGCTTACGACAAGGGTGCAGAAATGACCCAGGACGTCGTCGAATTCCAGAAGGGCAACCTCGAAGCTCTCGTCGCATCGGGCAAGATCCTCGCCAACGGCATGCAGGACATGGGCCGCACCTATGTCGAAGAAGCCAAGTCGGCTGCCGAAACCGTCCAGGGCGACGTCAAGAAGTTCGCTGCGATCAAGTCGCCGACCGAACTCTTCCAGCTCCAGGGTGAAATCGCACGTCGCAACTTCGACGCGATGGTTTCGACCACTTCGAAGAACACCGAAGCCATGGTCAAGCTGGCCAACGAAGCTTTCGCTCCGCTTTCGAGCCGCTTCAGCCTCGCTGCCGAAAAGGTCCGCAAGGCTGCCTAA
- the clpS gene encoding ATP-dependent Clp protease adapter ClpS: MIDYTALPPIRAANGEDDDNREGEGQTGLATKTRTKPKKPSQYKVLLLNDDYTPMEFVVIVLKRFFRMNMEEATRVMLHVHQKGVGVCGVFPYEVAETKVNQVMDFARENQHPLQCTLEKA; the protein is encoded by the coding sequence ATGATCGATTACACCGCCCTCCCCCCAATTCGCGCCGCCAATGGCGAGGATGACGACAACCGCGAGGGCGAAGGCCAGACCGGTCTCGCGACAAAGACCCGTACCAAGCCCAAGAAGCCGAGCCAGTACAAGGTCCTGCTGCTGAACGACGATTATACGCCGATGGAATTCGTCGTCATCGTGCTGAAGCGCTTCTTCCGCATGAACATGGAAGAGGCGACCCGCGTGATGCTGCACGTCCACCAGAAGGGTGTCGGCGTCTGCGGCGTATTTCCGTATGAAGTGGCCGAGACCAAGGTGAACCAGGTGATGGATTTCGCGCGCGAGAACCAGCACCCGCTGCAGTGCACGCTGGAGAAGGCCTGA
- a CDS encoding LptF/LptG family permease yields the protein MLNFLPAIDRYIFRLVIVPMLGVFALAASLLTLDKMLRLLDFVAVEGGPIGVVFKMLATLVPEYASLAIPLGLLLGILLAFRKLATTSELDVFRAVGLSYGRLLRVPYIITMVFMAINVALVFFVQPVSRFTYERLEYELRSGALGASIKVGEFTTLADRMALRIEESEDDGRRLIGIFARVANDKGQVLSISAREGSFLATTDDPDTIILRLTEGTIVQDTGNQTPRVLTFTRHDLPIDLPAIEEFRARGEDEREYILPELLRVGWADNQTETKRDASQASFNFRLVEVVMMALMPLLAVALGIPPKRSTSALGVFLSIIMVVAYHKINQYGEDVAALGLADPILALWGPFVIFAALILWMYWRVAFVPGGQAIGALENWFAKISKKIGKLFKRKRRHHVLADDDLAAEG from the coding sequence GTGCTCAACTTCCTTCCTGCCATCGACCGCTATATCTTCCGGCTGGTGATCGTGCCGATGCTGGGCGTATTCGCCCTCGCGGCATCGCTCCTGACCCTCGACAAGATGCTGCGCCTGCTCGACTTCGTGGCGGTGGAAGGCGGACCGATCGGTGTCGTCTTCAAGATGCTGGCGACGCTCGTTCCCGAATATGCCAGCCTTGCGATTCCGCTTGGCCTGCTGCTGGGCATCCTGCTCGCCTTCCGCAAGCTCGCCACCACGAGCGAGCTGGACGTGTTCCGCGCAGTCGGTCTCAGCTACGGCCGCCTGCTGCGGGTGCCCTACATCATCACCATGGTCTTCATGGCCATCAATGTGGCGCTGGTCTTCTTCGTCCAGCCCGTCAGCCGCTTCACCTACGAGCGGCTCGAATACGAGCTTCGCTCCGGCGCTCTGGGGGCATCGATCAAGGTGGGAGAATTCACCACGCTCGCCGATCGCATGGCGCTGCGGATCGAGGAAAGCGAAGACGATGGCCGGCGGCTGATCGGAATCTTTGCGCGTGTTGCCAACGACAAGGGCCAGGTACTGTCGATCTCGGCGCGCGAGGGTTCATTCCTCGCCACTACCGACGATCCCGACACGATCATCCTGCGCCTGACCGAGGGCACCATCGTCCAGGACACGGGCAACCAGACGCCCCGCGTCCTCACCTTCACACGCCATGACCTGCCCATAGACTTGCCCGCGATCGAGGAATTCCGGGCGCGCGGCGAGGATGAACGCGAATACATCCTGCCCGAACTGCTGCGCGTCGGCTGGGCGGACAACCAGACCGAAACCAAGCGCGACGCCAGCCAGGCGAGCTTCAATTTCCGGCTGGTCGAGGTCGTAATGATGGCGCTGATGCCATTGCTCGCCGTGGCGCTTGGCATACCGCCCAAGCGATCGACCAGCGCGCTGGGCGTCTTCCTGTCGATCATCATGGTCGTCGCCTATCACAAGATAAACCAATACGGAGAGGACGTGGCCGCGCTGGGCCTTGCCGACCCGATCCTCGCCCTATGGGGGCCATTCGTGATTTTCGCCGCGCTGATATTGTGGATGTACTGGCGCGTGGCCTTCGTGCCGGGCGGACAGGCAATCGGCGCGCTGGAGAACTGGTTCGCCAAGATTTCCAAGAAGATTGGCAAGCTCTTCAAACGCAAGCGCCGACACCATGTCCTTGCGGATGACGACCTGGCGGCGGAGGGCTGA
- the lptG gene encoding LPS export ABC transporter permease LptG: protein MQLDFFPSRTLTLYLAKLFVVRILAVLVMLVLVLMMLDLLSNSGKILAVDGNGQGELLTYASLRIPQLIQRFLPYSVLLATLISLVTLNQNSEVIAMKAAGLSAHQVLAPLLLTALVVAAFSFVFNERLVTRATATLKAWEAAEYGPIPEESNVRANVYLTDGENVMTAAQLAGQGNAIAMRKVTFYRRNADGAILEQIVADRATYAAPGWKLEDVQRFEVATANYATSDEIVVGEGLTPDQIDLARIDPDAVPFWELGPTIDAYEEAGRRTGEMRAKWWHKLSGPLSSFLMPLLGAVAAFGLARSGQLFVRALIGMALGFAYFVVDNAALAMGNFGGYPPFLAAWAPFFLFLLIGETVLIRTEE, encoded by the coding sequence ATGCAACTCGACTTTTTCCCCTCGCGCACGCTGACGCTCTACCTCGCGAAGTTGTTCGTGGTCCGCATCCTGGCGGTACTGGTCATGCTCGTGCTCGTGCTGATGATGCTCGACCTGTTGTCGAACAGCGGCAAGATCCTGGCGGTTGACGGTAACGGGCAAGGCGAATTGCTGACCTATGCCAGCCTCAGGATACCGCAGCTTATCCAGCGTTTCCTGCCTTACTCGGTGCTCCTCGCGACGCTGATTTCGCTGGTTACGCTCAACCAGAACAGCGAAGTTATCGCGATGAAGGCGGCCGGATTGTCGGCTCACCAAGTCCTCGCCCCGCTGCTGCTGACGGCGCTGGTCGTTGCAGCGTTCAGCTTCGTCTTCAACGAACGTCTGGTGACCCGCGCGACGGCCACCCTCAAGGCTTGGGAGGCGGCCGAATACGGGCCCATTCCCGAAGAATCCAATGTGCGAGCCAACGTCTACCTGACCGATGGCGAGAACGTGATGACTGCGGCCCAGCTGGCGGGGCAAGGCAATGCCATCGCCATGCGCAAGGTTACCTTTTACCGCCGCAACGCAGACGGCGCGATCCTCGAACAGATCGTAGCCGACCGCGCCACCTACGCGGCACCGGGCTGGAAGCTGGAAGATGTCCAGCGCTTCGAGGTCGCCACGGCCAATTACGCGACGAGCGACGAGATCGTGGTGGGTGAAGGCCTCACCCCCGACCAGATCGATCTTGCCAGAATCGATCCCGATGCGGTGCCCTTCTGGGAGCTGGGGCCGACCATCGATGCTTATGAAGAAGCCGGCAGGCGCACGGGTGAAATGCGCGCCAAGTGGTGGCACAAGCTGTCCGGCCCGCTGTCGTCCTTTCTCATGCCGCTGCTCGGCGCAGTGGCCGCTTTCGGACTGGCGCGATCGGGCCAGCTTTTCGTGCGCGCCCTGATCGGCATGGCGCTGGGCTTTGCCTATTTCGTGGTCGACAATGCCGCGCTGGCAATGGGCAATTTCGGTGGTTACCCGCCCTTCCTCGCGGCATGGGCGCCGTTCTTCCTGTTCCTCCTGATCGGTGAAACCGTCCTGATCCGGACCGAGGAATGA
- a CDS encoding GNAT family N-acetyltransferase: MTGWSIRLAKPEDAEHLPAIESAAGRLFLEVDGLSGIAGMDPIPADAQRAMIRKGHCLVAESDGRVVGFLSTQPHRRELHIRELSVHPDMQGRGIGAVLLRAIGVDALNSGFAALTLTTFTDVAWNAPFYARLGFETVEDLDAHPRLKADIEQEVAHGLPRERRCAMIRFLS, translated from the coding sequence ATGACCGGCTGGAGCATCCGGCTCGCTAAGCCGGAAGATGCCGAGCACCTGCCGGCGATCGAAAGCGCGGCAGGCAGGCTCTTCCTGGAAGTGGACGGCCTGTCCGGCATAGCCGGCATGGACCCGATCCCGGCGGACGCGCAGCGCGCCATGATCCGCAAGGGTCATTGCCTGGTGGCTGAAAGCGACGGGCGCGTCGTCGGTTTCCTGTCCACCCAGCCGCACCGCCGCGAACTGCACATACGCGAGCTTTCCGTTCATCCCGACATGCAGGGGCGGGGGATCGGTGCGGTGCTGCTGCGGGCTATCGGCGTCGATGCCCTCAACAGCGGGTTTGCCGCGCTCACGCTAACGACCTTTACCGACGTCGCGTGGAACGCGCCCTTCTATGCACGGCTGGGTTTCGAGACGGTCGAGGACCTAGATGCCCATCCGCGCTTGAAAGCCGATATCGAGCAAGAGGTCGCGCACGGCCTCCCGCGTGAGCGCCGCTGCGCGATGATCAGGTTTTTAAGCTGA
- a CDS encoding fatty acid desaturase family protein, whose translation MNAEQTIPAANPAPSRDMRGWHSQIADDKAMLRGARDLTKDIAEHRASIYWTDMVGSALLGYASLAGAILTQSTALAVALSIVSVLALYRALLFIHEISHFRNGALPGFRGAWNALVGIPMLTPSFMYEQVHTLHHKRTQYGTVEDPEYLPLALMKPWSLPLFVIVAILAPVALLFRFAVLVPLGAIIPPIRRLTWQRASALAINPEFRRRPPEGDLRPRVMLLELGGFVWSWMLVGSVFAFGWKPLLFALGVASVVALLNQLRTLVAHLWENEGEAMTVTAQFLDSVNVPPPGVVAEIWAPVGLRYHALHHLMPSMPYHSLPEAHRRLVRELGTESTYHGANHAGMGVLVARIARSTMGGRKG comes from the coding sequence ATGAACGCTGAACAGACCATTCCTGCTGCAAATCCTGCGCCTTCGCGCGATATGCGCGGCTGGCATTCGCAAATCGCCGACGACAAGGCGATGCTTCGCGGTGCGCGCGATTTGACCAAGGATATCGCCGAACACCGTGCTTCGATCTACTGGACCGACATGGTCGGCTCGGCCTTGCTGGGTTACGCGTCGCTCGCCGGTGCCATCCTGACGCAAAGCACTGCGCTGGCGGTCGCTCTGTCGATCGTGTCGGTGCTGGCGCTTTATCGCGCACTTCTGTTCATCCACGAGATCTCGCACTTCCGGAACGGGGCATTGCCCGGTTTTCGCGGAGCGTGGAACGCGCTGGTCGGCATTCCCATGCTGACGCCGTCCTTTATGTATGAGCAGGTTCACACGCTGCACCACAAGCGCACGCAATACGGCACGGTAGAGGATCCGGAGTATCTCCCGCTCGCCCTGATGAAGCCGTGGAGCCTGCCGCTGTTCGTCATTGTCGCAATCCTTGCGCCAGTGGCCCTGCTGTTCCGCTTTGCGGTGCTGGTGCCGCTGGGCGCGATCATCCCGCCGATCCGCCGCCTGACCTGGCAGCGTGCCAGCGCGCTGGCGATCAATCCGGAATTCCGCCGTCGCCCGCCCGAAGGCGACCTGCGTCCGCGGGTCATGCTGCTGGAGCTGGGCGGGTTCGTCTGGTCGTGGATGCTGGTCGGCAGCGTCTTCGCCTTCGGCTGGAAGCCGCTCCTCTTCGCACTGGGCGTTGCATCCGTCGTCGCGCTCCTCAACCAGTTGCGCACACTCGTCGCGCATTTGTGGGAGAACGAGGGCGAGGCGATGACCGTGACCGCGCAGTTCCTCGACAGCGTGAATGTGCCGCCGCCAGGCGTTGTCGCCGAAATCTGGGCCCCGGTGGGCCTGCGCTATCACGCGCTGCATCACCTTATGCCTTCGATGCCCTACCACTCGCTGCCCGAGGCGCACCGCCGCCTCGTGCGCGAACTGGGCACGGAATCGACCTATCACGGTGCGAACCACGCCGGGATGGGCGTGCTGGTTGCGCGCATTGCCCGCAGCACGATGGGTGGCCGCAAGGGCTGA
- a CDS encoding N-acetyltransferase — translation MADQNIVIVEANDKKGRAAFVDLGREFAAREPHFVPQLRSEQLELVNPAKNPFFEHADVQLYIALRGGKPVGRISAHIDHLALELPTEQGMGPGTGLFGYFDAEDEAVAAALFAKAEDWLRSRGMTRVLGPISLSIWEEPGLLVIGQSHPPMIMMGHHPAHYAQWIERSGYGEAKRLLTYDLDVQQEFPPLIRRIVKSGERNERIHVRKVDKKKWDEEVETILHILNDAWSKNWGFIPFTEAEIEQAGKKLKPIIHEDLNMIAELDGKPVAFMLTFPDINRPLKEIGGKLLPFGWFKLLRWLKKPKQADMRVPLMGVLKELHNSRLASQLAFMMISEIRDIAATKYKARRGEIGWILDDNQGMKAIADAIDSRVNREYVVYEKTL, via the coding sequence GTGGCTGACCAGAATATCGTGATCGTAGAGGCAAATGACAAGAAAGGGCGCGCTGCCTTCGTCGACCTCGGAAGGGAATTTGCCGCACGGGAGCCGCATTTCGTTCCGCAATTGCGTTCCGAGCAGCTCGAGCTTGTAAACCCGGCGAAGAACCCATTCTTCGAGCACGCCGACGTTCAGCTATATATTGCTCTGCGTGGCGGTAAGCCGGTCGGGCGTATTTCAGCGCATATCGACCACCTCGCCCTCGAATTGCCGACGGAGCAGGGGATGGGTCCCGGGACTGGCCTCTTCGGCTATTTCGATGCCGAAGACGAAGCCGTAGCCGCCGCCCTATTCGCAAAGGCAGAGGACTGGCTGCGGTCGCGCGGCATGACGCGCGTCCTCGGCCCGATCTCCCTGTCGATCTGGGAAGAACCGGGCCTGCTCGTCATCGGACAGAGCCACCCCCCCATGATCATGATGGGACACCATCCGGCGCATTATGCGCAGTGGATCGAACGGTCCGGCTACGGCGAAGCCAAGCGCCTCCTGACCTATGACCTCGACGTACAGCAGGAATTTCCGCCGCTGATCCGCCGCATCGTGAAATCCGGCGAACGCAACGAGCGTATCCATGTGCGCAAGGTCGACAAGAAAAAGTGGGACGAGGAAGTCGAGACGATCCTGCACATCCTCAACGATGCATGGTCGAAGAACTGGGGCTTCATCCCTTTCACCGAAGCCGAGATCGAGCAGGCCGGAAAGAAGCTGAAGCCGATCATCCACGAAGACCTCAACATGATCGCCGAACTGGACGGCAAGCCGGTCGCATTCATGCTCACCTTCCCCGACATCAACCGTCCCCTGAAGGAAATCGGAGGCAAGCTTTTGCCCTTCGGCTGGTTCAAGCTGCTGCGCTGGCTGAAGAAGCCCAAGCAGGCGGACATGCGCGTGCCCTTGATGGGTGTCCTCAAGGAACTGCACAATTCGCGGCTCGCCAGCCAGCTTGCTTTCATGATGATCAGCGAAATCCGCGATATCGCTGCGACCAAATACAAGGCTCGCCGCGGCGAGATCGGCTGGATCCTCGATGACAACCAGGGGATGAAAGCAATCGCGGACGCAATCGACAGCCGGGTTAATCGCGAATACGTAGTGTACGAGAAGACCCTGTAG
- a CDS encoding response regulator, whose product MPEHVLVVEDEAILGVMLEDALQAAGVKQVDICSTTETALEALRRKRPDAIVLDVHLADRDDGWAIAELVRELGPDSPRIIFSTGQPEDIPEHIAEMGSVLEKPYDPAVLVDVLCQPEKRGMISRLRGALRPG is encoded by the coding sequence ATGCCCGAGCATGTCCTTGTCGTCGAGGACGAGGCAATTCTTGGCGTAATGCTCGAAGATGCTCTCCAGGCGGCGGGTGTGAAGCAGGTGGATATCTGTTCGACAACCGAGACGGCCCTTGAGGCGCTACGCCGCAAGCGGCCTGACGCCATCGTACTCGACGTGCATCTCGCCGACCGCGACGACGGCTGGGCAATTGCAGAACTTGTCAGGGAATTGGGGCCGGATAGCCCCCGGATCATTTTCTCTACCGGTCAGCCCGAAGACATTCCTGAACACATCGCGGAAATGGGAAGCGTTCTCGAAAAGCCTTACGATCCCGCAGTCCTGGTCGATGTGCTGTGCCAGCCCGAAAAGCGCGGCATGATTTCGCGTCTGCGCGGGGCGCTGCGCCCAGGCTGA
- a CDS encoding Crp/Fnr family transcriptional regulator, with protein MFEIAEPYACQECPLQSCPGLRPLDAAQQEYMQSVKQAEVSFERGDIVLKEGEETDHLFTILDGVAIRYLELEDGRRQIINFMFPGDLVGLQGAFDEALSHSVEAVLPLRLCRFRRNDFVHLIREHPRLGFDITWLAAKEENALEGHIVSLGQRSARERVVYLAAWLLDRALATGIARDGNKLSMAITQSQIADMLGLSLVHTNRTIKSLDRDGLVQWSSREICVPDMDAAAKYASFERSEKGQRPFV; from the coding sequence ATGTTCGAGATTGCTGAGCCCTATGCTTGCCAGGAATGCCCCCTGCAGAGCTGCCCCGGGCTGCGACCGCTAGATGCTGCGCAGCAAGAATACATGCAATCGGTCAAGCAGGCGGAAGTCAGCTTCGAGCGAGGCGACATCGTCTTGAAGGAAGGTGAGGAAACCGACCATCTTTTCACCATCCTCGACGGCGTGGCCATTCGCTATCTCGAACTTGAAGATGGTCGCCGCCAGATCATCAATTTCATGTTCCCGGGCGATCTCGTCGGCTTGCAGGGCGCATTCGACGAAGCGCTGAGCCATTCGGTCGAAGCCGTCCTTCCGCTTCGCCTTTGCCGGTTCCGTCGCAACGATTTCGTGCACCTGATCAGGGAACACCCACGCCTCGGTTTCGATATCACCTGGCTCGCCGCCAAGGAAGAAAACGCGCTGGAGGGACATATCGTCTCCCTCGGGCAACGCAGCGCGCGCGAGCGCGTCGTTTACCTGGCTGCCTGGCTTCTCGACCGGGCACTGGCCACAGGCATCGCGCGCGACGGCAACAAGCTTTCGATGGCCATAACCCAATCGCAGATCGCGGATATGCTGGGATTGTCCCTGGTCCATACGAACCGAACGATCAAATCGCTCGACCGCGACGGTCTGGTCCAGTGGAGCTCCCGCGAAATCTGCGTTCCTGACATGGATGCCGCCGCGAAATACGCCAGTTTCGAGCGGTCGGAAAAGGGGCAGCGACCGTTCGTCTGA
- a CDS encoding response regulator: MSLGDQIAKNLPYLRRYARALTGSQATGDAFVRATLEAALADDDLKASLEGGRVPLYRAFNKVWSSAYLDVQEPSDGDHESAAQDRLKSITPMNRQALLLTTLEDFSVEQASEIMEVEPSEIESLVQEAVSEIDRESSTSVLIIEDEPLISMQLEDLVTSLGHEVCGTAATRTQAQEVVAQKTPGLVLADIQLADGSSGLDAVDDILAIDSVPVIFITAYPERLLTGDRPEPTYLVTKPFQEQTVRAAISQALFFGSSRPLG; the protein is encoded by the coding sequence ATGTCGCTTGGTGACCAAATCGCGAAAAACTTGCCTTACCTGCGCCGCTATGCGCGGGCACTGACCGGATCTCAGGCTACCGGTGATGCGTTCGTACGCGCAACCTTGGAGGCTGCTCTGGCCGACGACGATCTGAAGGCATCGCTGGAGGGTGGTCGCGTCCCTCTCTATCGTGCTTTCAACAAGGTCTGGTCCAGCGCTTACCTGGACGTTCAGGAGCCGTCCGATGGCGATCACGAAAGTGCCGCACAGGATCGCCTGAAATCCATCACCCCCATGAACCGGCAGGCTCTGCTTCTGACCACGCTCGAAGATTTCTCCGTCGAACAGGCGAGCGAGATCATGGAAGTCGAGCCATCCGAAATCGAGAGCCTGGTCCAGGAAGCGGTCAGCGAAATCGACCGTGAAAGTTCGACCAGCGTCCTCATCATCGAGGACGAACCGCTCATTTCGATGCAACTGGAAGATCTGGTCACGTCGCTGGGTCACGAGGTTTGCGGCACCGCTGCGACCCGTACACAGGCTCAGGAAGTTGTCGCTCAGAAGACACCCGGACTGGTGCTTGCCGACATCCAGCTGGCAGACGGCTCATCGGGTCTCGATGCAGTCGACGACATTCTGGCTATCGACAGTGTCCCGGTGATCTTCATCACCGCCTATCCCGAGCGCCTGCTGACTGGCGATCGTCCTGAACCGACGTATCTCGTGACCAAGCCGTTCCAGGAGCAGACTGTCCGGGCTGCCATCAGCCAGGCACTCTTCTTCGGGTCCAGCCGCCCGCTGGGTTAA